In Deltaproteobacteria bacterium, the genomic window TGTTCAACGTTCAACGTCAAACCGGTGCAGGGTGCAGTCAGGACATGGGTAACACTTTTAGCTCAGGACATAGGTAACACTTCGTTACCCTAATGCTCCTTTTCGCCCGTCACGCCTGAAGACGGGTACTCTGACCCCGTTTCTCCCCGGTGCCTATAAATAAGAACATTTTGGCAAGATATTCTTTCCGAGCCACCCCGGCTTTTTCCGCCTGGCATTTGCCAATCTGAAAAACCGGAGATATACTCTATTCAGGCACCTCCAGGGAATATCCGGTGCGTGGAGTAAAAAGCCATGAATGGACTTTTTACGACCCTGTCAATGATGATGACTTCGCAAAAAGTCATCATTGCGCCCAGGGAGGGCGCCCAAATCGAAGATTTGTGAGGAAAGTGAAAATGACACTTTTCGCTTTCCGTGGAGTAAAAAGCCATTAAGGACTTTTTACGACCCTATAAATGATAATTCTCTGAAAACATAAACCGGTACAGGAAGAGGAGATGTATCCATGCACAAGAGGCAGATAAAGAAAAGGATTTACTGGATGGGGGCCGTTGATTGGGACAGGCGCCTTTTTGATTCTCTCATTCCGCTTCCAGACGGCACTACGTACAATGCCTACCTGGTTGAAGGGAGCGAAAAAACCGCTTTGCTGGACACAGTCGATCCGTCCATGGTCGATGAATTGATGGCACAACTGGACGGGGTCCCCAAAATTGACTTTATCGTCTCTCATCATGCCGAGCAGGATCATTCCGGGGCCATCCCTCGGGTTCTTGACAGGTTTCCAGAAGCAACAGTGGTCACGACCCCCAAAGCCAAGGGCATGCTCATTGATCTGCTAAGAATTCCCGAAAACAAATTTGTCACGATGACGGACGGCGAAACGCTATCGCTAGGCGACAAGACCCTTAGGTTTATTCACACGCCCTGGGTACACTGGCCGGAAACCATGGTGACCTACCTGGAAGAAGATCGCATCCTTTTCAGTTGTGATTTTTATGGTTCCCATATCGCGACCACCGATCTTTTCGTGAACGACCAGGGGCGTGTGTACGAAGCCGCAAAACGCTACTTTGCCGAGATAATGATGCCATTTCGGAATGTGCTCGTAAAGAATGTCGAAAAACTCAAAGGATACGACATTCAAATGATCGCCCCTAGCCACGGACAGATCTATGACCGTCCGGCCTGGATCATGGATGCTTACCGGGAGTGGATTCTTGGAACGCCCAAAAACATGGTTGTGCTCCCCTATGTTTCCATGCATGCCAGTACCAAACTCATGGTGGATTATATGCTGTCCTCTCTGGTGAAAAAAGGTGTGCGTGTTGAGCCGTTCAACCTGACGGTGACCGATATCGGAAAGCTCGCCATGGCGCTGATCGATGGGGGAACGATTGTCCTTGGGACGCCCACGGTCCTGGCCGGCCCTCATCCTCTGGTCGCGTACTGCGCCTTTCTGGCCAATGCCCTGCGGCCCAAGGCTCAATTTCTTTCGATTGTCGGTTCGTACGGATGGGGTGGCAAGACCGTGGAAACGCTTGCGGGGATGATACCCAATCTCAAGGTCGAGGTGTTGGACCCCGTATTGTGTAAAGGGGTTCCATCGGAAAATGATTTCAGGGCGATGGATAAACTGACTGACACCATTGTAAAAAAACACACGCAGCACGGATTCAGATAACACTTTCCGGGTTATCGTAAAAATGAGTACCTGGATGTAAAACCTGTTTTCTCACGCCCGCTCGTCACACCAGAAAAGTGACTCGCTCAAGACGCAAAGGACGCAAAGAAGTGCCGAAGCTGTCCAGGAATAAAGATATTCCCCTCACCCAACCGCTCCCTGGTCGGAGCGGGATTTCCTTGAAATCGGCTGATTATCCTTGCGCCCGGGGTCAAAGTTCACTTTTATCCCGGGCAACAAGGATCAACAGCTACTTGGGTAAGAGGATGCGTCCTACTTTGCGAGCTTTGCGGCTTTGCGTGAGACGAATTGGTAATAATGCGCGGAAGAAACTAAGTAGTTATGTTCTTATTTGGCCTTACCAATTTCCATTGCTTCAGGAACCTCAACGACCTTTCCTGTCCTTACATCAAAGACAAACCCGTAAATTGGGATTTCAGGAGGTACCAATGGATGAAATCGTAGGCGACGGACATCCGCGGTAACGCTCCTGGTTTGATCACTGATTGTTAGCCAGTTGATGTAATCTCCTTCAGTTGAACCAGGCCCTTCCCCGGAATCATGCCATCCGCTTGCGTCAATTGTAGCTGTCTTCAGGCTACTTGCCAACAATGATCGCATAACATCATCAGTGAATGTCTGCATTCCACAATCAGTATGGTGGATGACAAACCACTCGTTTGTTCCCAGAAGCTTGTATGAGATTATAAAGGAGCGGATGGCATCTTCACTGACTCTGCCACCTGCATTACGAATTACATGAGCATCTCCCTCGTATACCCCACAAAATTGAGCAGGATCAAGACGCGCATCCATACAGGTCAGGATGGCTATACGCCTCCCTGGAGGCATTGGTAAATTTGCTTTATCACCAAAGTCTTTAGCATAAGCAGTATTTGCAGCTAATACCTCGTCCAATATTTTGCTCATTTTTATATCTCCACAACAATATTGATAGGGTTGGGGCACCCCGTGGGGTCGCCCTGTCTCGGTAAGGTTGACCCGACTGTTAGCCCTTCTTCAGAATCACTGCCTTGCTAAGAAACACTTTTGGTCTTTCAATATCTCTTAATCCGGCGTCTCGGGCGTGTTTGATAGTTTCTTCAAACGCTGTATTTGAAACGTGAAATGGTGGTTCTACTATAAGAATTTGTCCTTCTGGTTTTAGAAGTTTTCCGACCTCGTTAAAAAACTCCTCTGTATTCGGGACTTCGTGAAGCATATAGAATGATAAGATAAAATCAAACCCCCCTGACAAGCCAATCTTGTTCTCTTCGCACTTGTGAAGTGTGATACGATTCCCAAGTTCTGTCCCTTTAATCTTGTCTCTTATTTTCTGGAGCATCCCTTCCTGTAAATCAGAAGCAACAACTCTACCGGATTTGCCAACCATTCGAGCCATGTCTATGGAGAAAAAACCTGGACCACAACCCAGGTCAAGAACTGTCATCCCTTCTTCAATATATGGCCCCAATATTTTCCGGGGGTTTTGTATCCATCTTCGAATTCTGTTATCGAGACTGCCTGCCCTTTCGACCGGGCATACACGACTTTTTCGATTGCTCACAATATCTTTATTTCTCCTTTCAAGGCTAAGGTCGCTATTCAACCGCCCCGATGCGATTGTTTTTCAACCCCCCAGGGCCCCCTTGTTTAGACAAGAGCCTTGCGCACGTGATCCAGGGTTGCCCTGATGTACTCCTCACTCAACCCGGAAGCGGGTGCCTTCGTTTCGAGAATCCGCTCAGGTATTCGCAGCCCGTCGAAAGTAAACCCCTCCCGCGCCTTGAACCTGAATTTCTCGCGGTGGATGTCCCTTCCCGTCTTCAGCAACCGGTCCACGTCCAGATCGAATCCAGCCGCCTTAAGGCAGCAGAGAACCGTATCCCGATCGTAGATCTCCCTGGCGAAAAAGCAGATGACGATGGAGGAAAGGATCTGTCTCCAGCTTTCCTCCTCGAGCAAAGCGTCGCCCAGCGCCTCGGGACTCAACTCCTCCTTTACCAGGACCTTCTGGTCCACGCTGTAGCCCGCGTTGTCAAGGTGGCTGTGCCTGGCGCCCATTAGGCAGCCCACGTGAGCCGCCGGACCCGTGTGATAGCCGGGCATCTCGTTCCCTCCGAGGGCGAGGGCGAACTCCGCGCCTCCGTAAATGGACGACGCGTGTTCCACCCCCCTGGCCAGGGCGGCGAAATAATCGTTAGGCTGCTCGACGATCCTCTGGGTGGCCTCAAGGTAGGTTTTCCAGTCACCCCACGAAAGCCTGAGTCCTCCCGTATCTTTTTCGGAAACGAGCCCCTTTTCCTGGGCTTCGGTGGCCCAGGACAGGACGGGGCCGGTGGTCATGAGGTCCAGGCCCAGGACCTCGGCACGGTCCAACAACCGCAGCAGGCCCTCGGGATCACCGACCCCAAGCATGGAGCCCATGGCGTAAATGGGCTCGTAGTCGTAAGAGATCATGGAGGTCTTGTAGAAATATGGCTCGACCTCGTGGGGTTCCCTAAGGGCGGCGATGTGGATGCAGGCCACAGGGCAGTGGGAACAGGCCAGCCGTCTTCCCAGGTACCTCTGAGCAAAGGCCTCACCTGAGAGTTCCTCCGCCGCCTCGAACTTCGTCTCCTGCAGGTTCCTGGTCGGGAAAGCGCTCAGTTTGTTGAGCGGAAGAACATTCTGGGCCGTACCGAGATCGTGGTACTTTTTCATGGCCTCCGAGGAGGTGGCCGCTTCGTAAATGTCCTTGTATACGCGACGGTAGGCCCGGTTGTCCGCCACGGGGAGAGATCTTTTGCCGGATACGACGACAGCCTTGAGGTTTTTGCTGCCGAACACGGCGCCCAGACCGAGCCTCCCGAAGTGCCGGTAGGTTTCAGCGGCGACGCATGCATAGGTCACCATCCTCTCGCCCGCGCGGCCGATACGCATAATCGTGCGCAGACCCGACCCCGGTTCTCTTTCCCTGATGATGTGCCCGACGGTGAGGCTGCTGCTCATACCCCATAGGGTGGAGGCATCTCGAAAGTGCACATCGCTGCCGTGAATGGCCAGATAGATGGGGATCTCGCTCCTCCCCTCGATGACGATGGCCCCGTAACCGGCCATCCTTATGGCCACGGCGCTCCTTCCCCCGCAGTGGCTCTCGCCGAGGTTCCCCGTGTGGGGCGACTTGAACATGGCCACCGTTTTGGAGGCCAGGGGGAACAGCCCGGTCAGGGGGCCGACGGCAAAGACGATGGGGTTTTCCGGCCCCAGGGGATCGCCCCCTTCCGGGCAGGACTGATGCAGAAGCTGCGTGGCCACACCCGCACCGCCCAGGTACCTGTCGAAGAGGTCCTGTCTCTGTTCGACCCTGAACCGTTTCCGGGTGAGATCCACGTAAAGGATGTTGCACAACGGATCGCTACTTAGCATCGTCGGCCGCCTTTCTCTCCCTCATCTCGATGACACCATGGGAACAGAAGTCAACACAGAAGCCGCATTGAATGCAGATCATGGGTTTGTTGATCTCACTGTCCCAGTAGACGGCCCCTACAACGCACGCCTCGGCGCAGCTGCCGCACCCGGTGCACTTCTCCTCGGCAAGGTGTATTCCCCTCTTTTCAGTGCGGGTGAGGGCGCCCATGGGGCAGGCCCTGACACAAGGTGGGTCCTCGCAGACCCTGCAGGCTACCACGATGAACCCGTGTTCCACCCCGCTGCTGGACCTGACCCCGATACACGACTCCGACAGGCCGTGGCTGTTCGTCCTTCTCGAACACGCGAACATGCAGCACTGACACCCGACACACCTTTCCGCATCAACTACAGACAGTCTTTTCATCCGCAGGCACCTCCCAGGCGACGGCATCTTTTTATATTATACGCCCAAAATCGGGATTTAGGCGTAAGCTTGCTGTGAAATGAGGTTTTTCCTGTTCCCCCAAACCCGGAGTCAGGAAATGCGATGGTGCCGCCCATTTAAGAGGTACCGGAGGTTCCTAATCGTCCTTCGGATGAACGAGGCGAGTTTCAATCGTTTCTTGAGAAAAGTTTGAATGGTGTTTCAGATTATTCGTAATGGCTCCACATTCGAATCACCTTGACCACCCCCTCCTCCTTTATTATCTGGTAGACGAGACGATGCTGGATGTTGATGCGGCGTGAATAGGCTCCGGAAAGGTCACCTATGAGTTTCTCGAAAGGCGGGGGTGTCCTATAGGGATCTTCCCCAATAATCTTCAGCAGGTCCGCGGCCTGGCCCTTCAAGCCGGAGGACACAAGCTTGCGTGCATCCTTCTGCGCCTGTCTGGTGTAGACCAGGCGCCAGGTCACCAGTCAAGATCCTCTGCACACTCCTCCAGGGGAGTTGCGAGACCCTCCCTGATAGACTCTCTCATCCCGGGAATGGACAGCAGAAACAGGGTCTCCTGGATCGACCTCCAGTCTTCCTCCGCCACCAGCACAGCGTTGCCCCTTTTCCCCGTGATGACCAGTGGTTCATGGGATTTGCCGGAATCTTCGAGAAGTTTGTACAGGTTTGCCCTGGCCTTGCTCACCGTGATAGTCTTCATGAAGTCCTCCGGACGTAAAATTAGAATATTGGTCAACGTACTACATAGCGTACGGTACTATATTACGTACGTTATATCAAGCAGTATAAATTACATGCTGTGATGGTGCCTCCTATCCAAGAGGCACCGGAGGTTTTGTGGACTGTCGCCCAAAAGGTCACCCCCCCAGCTTCATCCCCAATTCGCGGGCGGCTTTCAGAACCTCGGTGCTGTCCCTGATCTCCCCTGCTTCATACGCTGATCCATATACTGCCCCGGCGATCCTGACACCCAGGTAGGCTGATATATCCTGAAACATGCGCAGGGCGTTGACGGCACCGGAGGTGAAGGGGTCGGAATCGGCGTAGGCCAGGAGGATCCCGAAGTCTTTGTCCTTGAAGATATTCTTGTCTCCCCCGCCCACAGCGTAGATCCTGTCTATCACCATCTTGATCTGGGCGGTGACGGAAAACCAGTAAACGGGGCTGGCGAAAACTATGGAGTCGGCCTCCCTGAGATGACCGTAGATGTCCTGCATGTCATCGACGATTATGCACCCATTGGCGTCAGCTTCCTGACAATGGTTGCATCCTGTGCAGGGACTTATATTCATACCGTGAAGGTACAGGGTCCGGACGTCAGCTCCCGATCCTTCGGCTCCTTCCGCCAGATGTTGGGCGAGGATCGCGGTGTTGCCGGTCTTTCGGGGGCTTCCCAGTAGAATGAGTATCTGCTTTGCGGCCATGCCTGCTCCTGTCTTTTAGTTGATTGTGTATTAGGCAGAAAATACTTTATTACATTTCAAGTGGGAAGTTAAGGAGGGGAAAACGGTTTTAAGGGCGAAGCGGGGCTTTCCTGCAGAGATCCTTTTAATGGGTGGCACCGATTCTTTGCGGTGACAAAGGTTTGTAGAAATCATGATCAAGTCAAAAGGAAATTTTAAAGAAAGTCAGGGAACCAGTCCCTGTTTATGGTTTGCTTTTGCTGTTGACGGGGTGTCTCTTAATGGGCGGCGCCAGAGGTTTTCGCAGTTCCCCTTATTCATCTTTAGGTAATGCTTTTTGCCAGAGAACG contains:
- a CDS encoding carbonic anhydrase, with product MSKILDEVLAANTAYAKDFGDKANLPMPPGRRIAILTCMDARLDPAQFCGVYEGDAHVIRNAGGRVSEDAIRSFIISYKLLGTNEWFVIHHTDCGMQTFTDDVMRSLLASSLKTATIDASGWHDSGEGPGSTEGDYINWLTISDQTRSVTADVRRLRFHPLVPPEIPIYGFVFDVRTGKVVEVPEAMEIGKAK
- a CDS encoding aldehyde ferredoxin oxidoreductase family protein, whose product is MLSSDPLCNILYVDLTRKRFRVEQRQDLFDRYLGGAGVATQLLHQSCPEGGDPLGPENPIVFAVGPLTGLFPLASKTVAMFKSPHTGNLGESHCGGRSAVAIRMAGYGAIVIEGRSEIPIYLAIHGSDVHFRDASTLWGMSSSLTVGHIIREREPGSGLRTIMRIGRAGERMVTYACVAAETYRHFGRLGLGAVFGSKNLKAVVVSGKRSLPVADNRAYRRVYKDIYEAATSSEAMKKYHDLGTAQNVLPLNKLSAFPTRNLQETKFEAAEELSGEAFAQRYLGRRLACSHCPVACIHIAALREPHEVEPYFYKTSMISYDYEPIYAMGSMLGVGDPEGLLRLLDRAEVLGLDLMTTGPVLSWATEAQEKGLVSEKDTGGLRLSWGDWKTYLEATQRIVEQPNDYFAALARGVEHASSIYGGAEFALALGGNEMPGYHTGPAAHVGCLMGARHSHLDNAGYSVDQKVLVKEELSPEALGDALLEEESWRQILSSIVICFFAREIYDRDTVLCCLKAAGFDLDVDRLLKTGRDIHREKFRFKAREGFTFDGLRIPERILETKAPASGLSEEYIRATLDHVRKALV
- a CDS encoding type II toxin-antitoxin system Phd/YefM family antitoxin, coding for MKTITVSKARANLYKLLEDSGKSHEPLVITGKRGNAVLVAEEDWRSIQETLFLLSIPGMRESIREGLATPLEECAEDLDW
- a CDS encoding flavodoxin family protein → MAAKQILILLGSPRKTGNTAILAQHLAEGAEGSGADVRTLYLHGMNISPCTGCNHCQEADANGCIIVDDMQDIYGHLREADSIVFASPVYWFSVTAQIKMVIDRIYAVGGGDKNIFKDKDFGILLAYADSDPFTSGAVNALRMFQDISAYLGVRIAGAVYGSAYEAGEIRDSTEVLKAARELGMKLGG
- a CDS encoding class I SAM-dependent methyltransferase; this translates as MSNRKSRVCPVERAGSLDNRIRRWIQNPRKILGPYIEEGMTVLDLGCGPGFFSIDMARMVGKSGRVVASDLQEGMLQKIRDKIKGTELGNRITLHKCEENKIGLSGGFDFILSFYMLHEVPNTEEFFNEVGKLLKPEGQILIVEPPFHVSNTAFEETIKHARDAGLRDIERPKVFLSKAVILKKG
- a CDS encoding [Fe-S]-binding protein, with translation MKRLSVVDAERCVGCQCCMFACSRRTNSHGLSESCIGVRSSSGVEHGFIVVACRVCEDPPCVRACPMGALTRTEKRGIHLAEEKCTGCGSCAEACVVGAVYWDSEINKPMICIQCGFCVDFCSHGVIEMRERKAADDAK
- a CDS encoding FprA family A-type flavoprotein, which produces MHKRQIKKRIYWMGAVDWDRRLFDSLIPLPDGTTYNAYLVEGSEKTALLDTVDPSMVDELMAQLDGVPKIDFIVSHHAEQDHSGAIPRVLDRFPEATVVTTPKAKGMLIDLLRIPENKFVTMTDGETLSLGDKTLRFIHTPWVHWPETMVTYLEEDRILFSCDFYGSHIATTDLFVNDQGRVYEAAKRYFAEIMMPFRNVLVKNVEKLKGYDIQMIAPSHGQIYDRPAWIMDAYREWILGTPKNMVVLPYVSMHASTKLMVDYMLSSLVKKGVRVEPFNLTVTDIGKLAMALIDGGTIVLGTPTVLAGPHPLVAYCAFLANALRPKAQFLSIVGSYGWGGKTVETLAGMIPNLKVEVLDPVLCKGVPSENDFRAMDKLTDTIVKKHTQHGFR
- a CDS encoding Txe/YoeB family addiction module toxin codes for the protein MTWRLVYTRQAQKDARKLVSSGLKGQAADLLKIIGEDPYRTPPPFEKLIGDLSGAYSRRINIQHRLVYQIIKEEGVVKVIRMWSHYE